One genomic window of Garra rufa chromosome 2, GarRuf1.0, whole genome shotgun sequence includes the following:
- the LOC141325420 gene encoding cation channel sperm-associated auxiliary subunit epsilon-like isoform X1 codes for MGNSDTGSLKRVLQIIALSLSFLVTQNNGKTQWNKMFGFGVVLTYVLLIYFQTVVGIWRYKNTLEEKQLFIVDSNIFLEYEGSSFLEWKYPEDCDVNNKGSSHAVMWCKTPGFHAVKPLVSDVSTEKEEERHIYISDSFFRLAWYAVIPLLRNASERDSQTVRIWIIDPNQADEAEINNTAKSPSDYFRYLTKRLLVGGEFAVLELSSFPQTIESYFTNQGFWEARLFDDHEYHHFHIISQSVSFHGKSVASSQHVFYGTSPEKPYGDKEVSLRLTTGSPMSIVWGACTPHRALLLSDKGTFMTKNAFLSYKEIKVNPGELLTPDEGYYIVSDAVVLENGSIFRIGDALFWRDHEDGILRRNPVKLLDEGVKGLSLRTHCADHYPLQEFELATILAWTDHEIYKGGKSLDWRTNSSYMSNILSLPTTATILTAAFGSHPASLSALVMYTDSVQLSLLTSYENEGIWRNRTLWSKNVLQGPFQMLFVSAAMETLLVWNKDTMLYSFHNDSEWRYLQTMDSSSISQEASGSHIHHVVMDHSRNMLVKMENNVLFFCKFGMNKLFRLPTWNDPERSVVLYLNQKEQITMLTMLDTGLHVQKYPLQMEIRSAMRGEVHGCPYIGFTHNMNRPVYYIDKGEGVELWAQIVNHEGENINVTLSRNKDHVLHITESTQFESVHHLDTTNKTFTIYQDADYRDITNNSDLIWNSSDIVSMELLPTQIDNSCNLPKHRISHFFVGCPPNRHIRVIKPQRTPCQMHTFDNYTIPGFVLSNSSKDLLVFYDWKSFGCVLRIHYKDEFRPDIELYDGETFVRSVDADFIVWENYNRKDYYFNATMRQVACLHEAQTWKSMLVDEKRPEEAWGPHNYRSCFVDNAEKLGNLDQPYEIMNRSSKNYLSFSEEHNAIYVFNLKIVDPNYSFCDLRAVFAVQTYGISMVDQLLTHYKFLIPFFISLIILCFIFYKYTSIFRDMLHKKCV; via the exons atttttttagaGTACGAAGGATCCTCTTTTTTAGAGTGGAAATATCCTGAAGATTGTGATGTTAATAACAAGGG CTCATCGCATGCTGTTATGTGGTGCAAAACCCCTGGATTTCATGCTGTAAAGCCACTCGTTTCT GATGTGTCTACAGAAAAAGAAGAAGAGCGACATATTTATATAAGTGACTCATTTTTCAGGCTTGCGTGGTATGCTGTTATTCCTTTGCTCAG AAATGCCTCTGAACGTGATTCACAG ACTGTCAGAATATGGATCATTGATCCAAACCAAGCAGATGAGGCTGAAATCAACAACACAGCAAAGAGTCCCTCTGAT TATTTCAGATATCTTACTAAGCGTTTACTTGTTGGTGGAGAGTTTGCAGTCCTCGAGTTGTCTTCATTCCCTCAGACAATCGAgagttattttacaaatcaagG GTTTTGGGAGGCTCGTCTTTTTGATGACCACGAATATCATCATTTTCACATAATCAGTCAGTCAGTGTCTTTCCATGGAAAATCTGTTGCTTCCAGTCAACATGTCTTTTACGGGACATCCCCAGAGAAACCATATGGCGACAAAGAGGTTTCCCTACGCCTGACAACTGGTAGTCCAATGTCAATAGTATGGGGTGCATGTACCCCTCACCGAGCCTTGCTCCTGTCTGACAAAGGCACATTCATGACTAAAAATGCTTTCCTCAGTTATAAGGAGATAAAGGTTAATCCTGGAGAATTGCTAACACCTGATGAGGGTTATTACATTGTTTCTGATGCCGTCGTGTTGGAGAATGGCTCTATTTTCCGCATTGGAGATGCTCTTTTCTGGAGGGACCATGAGGATGGAATATTGAGAAGGAATCCTGTGAAACTGCTGGATGAAGGGGTTAAAGGCCTGAGTTTAAGGACTCATTGTGCAGATCACTACCCCTTACAA GAGTTTGAACTTGCCACAATTCTAGCATGGACAGACCATGAGATATATAAAGGTGGGAAATCTCTGGACTGGAGGACTAATAGCAGCTACATGTCAAACATACTGAGTCTTCCCACAACTGCCACCATCCTTACTGCTGCATTTGGATCCCATCCCGCATCTTTGAGTGCACTGGTGATGTACACAGACTCTGTGCAGCTCTCCCTGCTCACATCCTATGAGAATGAAGGCATCTGGAGAAACAGAACTTTATGGAGTAAGAATGTTCTCCAAGGGCCATTTCAGATGCTCTTTGTCAGCGCAGCTATGGAAACTCTGCTAGTGTGGAACAAAGACACTATGCTTTATAGTTTTCACAATGATAGTGAATGGCGTTACCTGCAAACAATGGATTCCTCCAGTATTAGCCAAGAAGCCAGTGGTAGCCACATTCATCACGTGGTCATGG ACCACTCACGGAACATGCTGGTGAAGATGGAGAACAATGTTTTGTTCTTCTGTAAATTCGGCATGAATAAACTGTTTCGGCTGCCTACCTGGAATGACCCTGAACGTTCTGTGGTGCTCTACCTAAACCAGAAGGAGCAAATCACTATGCTGACAATGTTAGACACAGGTCTGCATGTACAGAAGTACCCTTTGCAGATGGAGATCAGGAGTGCCATGCGAGGGGAGGTCCACGGTTGTCCCTATATTGGCTTCACACACAACATGAACAGGCCTGTCTACTACATCGACAAGGGAGAGGGCGTTGAGTTGTGGGCCCAG ATAGTCAACCATGAAGGTGAAAACATTAATGTGACACTAAGCAGGAACAAAGACCATGTGTTGCACATCACAGAAAGCACCCAATTTGAGAGTGTGCACCATCTGGATACAACAAACAAG ACCTTTACCATTTATCAGGATGCAGACTACAGAGACATCACTAACAACTCTGATCTCAT CTGGAACTCAAGTGATATAGTCTCTATGGAGCTACTACCAACCCAGATTGATAATTCATGCAATCTGCCCAAACATCGG ATTTCCCATTTCTTTGTGGGCTGCCCACCAAACAGACACATTCGTGTTATAAA ACCACAGAGAACTCCATGTCAGATGCACACTTTTGACAATTATACTATTCCAGG ATTTGTGCTTAGTAATTCATCAAAGGATCTG CTTGTGTTCTATGACTGGAAAAGCTTTGGCTGTGTGTTGAGAATCCACTACAAAGATGAATTTCGGCCAGACATCGAACT gtATGATGGAGAGACATTTGTGCGCAGTGTTGATGCCGACTTCATAGTGTGGGAGAATTATAATCGAAAAGATTATTACTTCAATGCGACCATGCGTCAG GTAGCCTGCCTTCATGAGGCCCAAACCTGGAAATCTATGCTAGTTGATGAGAAGCGTCCTGAAGAGGCCTGGGGACCTCAT AATTACAGGAGCTGTTTTGTTGACAATGCTGAAAAACTAGGAAACCTTGACCAACCCTATGAAATCATGAATAGGAGTTCCAAGAATTATCTTTCCTTTTCTGAAGAACACAATGCTATTTATGTTTTCAATCTAAAGATTGTGGATCCGAATTACAG CTTTTGTGATCTTCGTGCTGTATTTGCAGTCCAGACATATGGAATCTCAAT GGTTGATCAGCTCTTGACCCACTATAAGTTTTTGATCCCATTCTTCATTTCACTCATCATACTGTGCTTCAtcttctacaaatatacctccaTCTTTCGCGACATGCTTCATAAGAAATGTGTGTGA
- the LOC141325420 gene encoding cation channel sperm-associated auxiliary subunit epsilon-like isoform X2, whose protein sequence is MLLFLCSEMPLNVIHRLSEYGSLIQTKQMRLKSTTQQRVPLMFWEARLFDDHEYHHFHIISQSVSFHGKSVASSQHVFYGTSPEKPYGDKEVSLRLTTGSPMSIVWGACTPHRALLLSDKGTFMTKNAFLSYKEIKVNPGELLTPDEGYYIVSDAVVLENGSIFRIGDALFWRDHEDGILRRNPVKLLDEGVKGLSLRTHCADHYPLQEFELATILAWTDHEIYKGGKSLDWRTNSSYMSNILSLPTTATILTAAFGSHPASLSALVMYTDSVQLSLLTSYENEGIWRNRTLWSKNVLQGPFQMLFVSAAMETLLVWNKDTMLYSFHNDSEWRYLQTMDSSSISQEASGSHIHHVVMDHSRNMLVKMENNVLFFCKFGMNKLFRLPTWNDPERSVVLYLNQKEQITMLTMLDTGLHVQKYPLQMEIRSAMRGEVHGCPYIGFTHNMNRPVYYIDKGEGVELWAQIVNHEGENINVTLSRNKDHVLHITESTQFESVHHLDTTNKTFTIYQDADYRDITNNSDLIWNSSDIVSMELLPTQIDNSCNLPKHRISHFFVGCPPNRHIRVIKPQRTPCQMHTFDNYTIPGFVLSNSSKDLLVFYDWKSFGCVLRIHYKDEFRPDIELYDGETFVRSVDADFIVWENYNRKDYYFNATMRQVACLHEAQTWKSMLVDEKRPEEAWGPHNYRSCFVDNAEKLGNLDQPYEIMNRSSKNYLSFSEEHNAIYVFNLKIVDPNYSFCDLRAVFAVQTYGISMVDQLLTHYKFLIPFFISLIILCFIFYKYTSIFRDMLHKKCV, encoded by the exons ATGCTGTTATTCCTTTGCTCAG AAATGCCTCTGAACGTGATTCACAG ACTGTCAGAATATGGATCATTGATCCAAACCAAGCAGATGAGGCTGAAATCAACAACACAGCAAAGAGTCCCTCTGAT GTTTTGGGAGGCTCGTCTTTTTGATGACCACGAATATCATCATTTTCACATAATCAGTCAGTCAGTGTCTTTCCATGGAAAATCTGTTGCTTCCAGTCAACATGTCTTTTACGGGACATCCCCAGAGAAACCATATGGCGACAAAGAGGTTTCCCTACGCCTGACAACTGGTAGTCCAATGTCAATAGTATGGGGTGCATGTACCCCTCACCGAGCCTTGCTCCTGTCTGACAAAGGCACATTCATGACTAAAAATGCTTTCCTCAGTTATAAGGAGATAAAGGTTAATCCTGGAGAATTGCTAACACCTGATGAGGGTTATTACATTGTTTCTGATGCCGTCGTGTTGGAGAATGGCTCTATTTTCCGCATTGGAGATGCTCTTTTCTGGAGGGACCATGAGGATGGAATATTGAGAAGGAATCCTGTGAAACTGCTGGATGAAGGGGTTAAAGGCCTGAGTTTAAGGACTCATTGTGCAGATCACTACCCCTTACAA GAGTTTGAACTTGCCACAATTCTAGCATGGACAGACCATGAGATATATAAAGGTGGGAAATCTCTGGACTGGAGGACTAATAGCAGCTACATGTCAAACATACTGAGTCTTCCCACAACTGCCACCATCCTTACTGCTGCATTTGGATCCCATCCCGCATCTTTGAGTGCACTGGTGATGTACACAGACTCTGTGCAGCTCTCCCTGCTCACATCCTATGAGAATGAAGGCATCTGGAGAAACAGAACTTTATGGAGTAAGAATGTTCTCCAAGGGCCATTTCAGATGCTCTTTGTCAGCGCAGCTATGGAAACTCTGCTAGTGTGGAACAAAGACACTATGCTTTATAGTTTTCACAATGATAGTGAATGGCGTTACCTGCAAACAATGGATTCCTCCAGTATTAGCCAAGAAGCCAGTGGTAGCCACATTCATCACGTGGTCATGG ACCACTCACGGAACATGCTGGTGAAGATGGAGAACAATGTTTTGTTCTTCTGTAAATTCGGCATGAATAAACTGTTTCGGCTGCCTACCTGGAATGACCCTGAACGTTCTGTGGTGCTCTACCTAAACCAGAAGGAGCAAATCACTATGCTGACAATGTTAGACACAGGTCTGCATGTACAGAAGTACCCTTTGCAGATGGAGATCAGGAGTGCCATGCGAGGGGAGGTCCACGGTTGTCCCTATATTGGCTTCACACACAACATGAACAGGCCTGTCTACTACATCGACAAGGGAGAGGGCGTTGAGTTGTGGGCCCAG ATAGTCAACCATGAAGGTGAAAACATTAATGTGACACTAAGCAGGAACAAAGACCATGTGTTGCACATCACAGAAAGCACCCAATTTGAGAGTGTGCACCATCTGGATACAACAAACAAG ACCTTTACCATTTATCAGGATGCAGACTACAGAGACATCACTAACAACTCTGATCTCAT CTGGAACTCAAGTGATATAGTCTCTATGGAGCTACTACCAACCCAGATTGATAATTCATGCAATCTGCCCAAACATCGG ATTTCCCATTTCTTTGTGGGCTGCCCACCAAACAGACACATTCGTGTTATAAA ACCACAGAGAACTCCATGTCAGATGCACACTTTTGACAATTATACTATTCCAGG ATTTGTGCTTAGTAATTCATCAAAGGATCTG CTTGTGTTCTATGACTGGAAAAGCTTTGGCTGTGTGTTGAGAATCCACTACAAAGATGAATTTCGGCCAGACATCGAACT gtATGATGGAGAGACATTTGTGCGCAGTGTTGATGCCGACTTCATAGTGTGGGAGAATTATAATCGAAAAGATTATTACTTCAATGCGACCATGCGTCAG GTAGCCTGCCTTCATGAGGCCCAAACCTGGAAATCTATGCTAGTTGATGAGAAGCGTCCTGAAGAGGCCTGGGGACCTCAT AATTACAGGAGCTGTTTTGTTGACAATGCTGAAAAACTAGGAAACCTTGACCAACCCTATGAAATCATGAATAGGAGTTCCAAGAATTATCTTTCCTTTTCTGAAGAACACAATGCTATTTATGTTTTCAATCTAAAGATTGTGGATCCGAATTACAG CTTTTGTGATCTTCGTGCTGTATTTGCAGTCCAGACATATGGAATCTCAAT GGTTGATCAGCTCTTGACCCACTATAAGTTTTTGATCCCATTCTTCATTTCACTCATCATACTGTGCTTCAtcttctacaaatatacctccaTCTTTCGCGACATGCTTCATAAGAAATGTGTGTGA
- the LOC141325420 gene encoding cation channel sperm-associated auxiliary subunit epsilon-like isoform X3 produces MPLNVIHRLSEYGSLIQTKQMRLKSTTQQRVPLMFWEARLFDDHEYHHFHIISQSVSFHGKSVASSQHVFYGTSPEKPYGDKEVSLRLTTGSPMSIVWGACTPHRALLLSDKGTFMTKNAFLSYKEIKVNPGELLTPDEGYYIVSDAVVLENGSIFRIGDALFWRDHEDGILRRNPVKLLDEGVKGLSLRTHCADHYPLQEFELATILAWTDHEIYKGGKSLDWRTNSSYMSNILSLPTTATILTAAFGSHPASLSALVMYTDSVQLSLLTSYENEGIWRNRTLWSKNVLQGPFQMLFVSAAMETLLVWNKDTMLYSFHNDSEWRYLQTMDSSSISQEASGSHIHHVVMDHSRNMLVKMENNVLFFCKFGMNKLFRLPTWNDPERSVVLYLNQKEQITMLTMLDTGLHVQKYPLQMEIRSAMRGEVHGCPYIGFTHNMNRPVYYIDKGEGVELWAQIVNHEGENINVTLSRNKDHVLHITESTQFESVHHLDTTNKTFTIYQDADYRDITNNSDLIWNSSDIVSMELLPTQIDNSCNLPKHRISHFFVGCPPNRHIRVIKPQRTPCQMHTFDNYTIPGFVLSNSSKDLLVFYDWKSFGCVLRIHYKDEFRPDIELYDGETFVRSVDADFIVWENYNRKDYYFNATMRQVACLHEAQTWKSMLVDEKRPEEAWGPHNYRSCFVDNAEKLGNLDQPYEIMNRSSKNYLSFSEEHNAIYVFNLKIVDPNYSFCDLRAVFAVQTYGISMVDQLLTHYKFLIPFFISLIILCFIFYKYTSIFRDMLHKKCV; encoded by the exons ATGCCTCTGAACGTGATTCACAG ACTGTCAGAATATGGATCATTGATCCAAACCAAGCAGATGAGGCTGAAATCAACAACACAGCAAAGAGTCCCTCTGAT GTTTTGGGAGGCTCGTCTTTTTGATGACCACGAATATCATCATTTTCACATAATCAGTCAGTCAGTGTCTTTCCATGGAAAATCTGTTGCTTCCAGTCAACATGTCTTTTACGGGACATCCCCAGAGAAACCATATGGCGACAAAGAGGTTTCCCTACGCCTGACAACTGGTAGTCCAATGTCAATAGTATGGGGTGCATGTACCCCTCACCGAGCCTTGCTCCTGTCTGACAAAGGCACATTCATGACTAAAAATGCTTTCCTCAGTTATAAGGAGATAAAGGTTAATCCTGGAGAATTGCTAACACCTGATGAGGGTTATTACATTGTTTCTGATGCCGTCGTGTTGGAGAATGGCTCTATTTTCCGCATTGGAGATGCTCTTTTCTGGAGGGACCATGAGGATGGAATATTGAGAAGGAATCCTGTGAAACTGCTGGATGAAGGGGTTAAAGGCCTGAGTTTAAGGACTCATTGTGCAGATCACTACCCCTTACAA GAGTTTGAACTTGCCACAATTCTAGCATGGACAGACCATGAGATATATAAAGGTGGGAAATCTCTGGACTGGAGGACTAATAGCAGCTACATGTCAAACATACTGAGTCTTCCCACAACTGCCACCATCCTTACTGCTGCATTTGGATCCCATCCCGCATCTTTGAGTGCACTGGTGATGTACACAGACTCTGTGCAGCTCTCCCTGCTCACATCCTATGAGAATGAAGGCATCTGGAGAAACAGAACTTTATGGAGTAAGAATGTTCTCCAAGGGCCATTTCAGATGCTCTTTGTCAGCGCAGCTATGGAAACTCTGCTAGTGTGGAACAAAGACACTATGCTTTATAGTTTTCACAATGATAGTGAATGGCGTTACCTGCAAACAATGGATTCCTCCAGTATTAGCCAAGAAGCCAGTGGTAGCCACATTCATCACGTGGTCATGG ACCACTCACGGAACATGCTGGTGAAGATGGAGAACAATGTTTTGTTCTTCTGTAAATTCGGCATGAATAAACTGTTTCGGCTGCCTACCTGGAATGACCCTGAACGTTCTGTGGTGCTCTACCTAAACCAGAAGGAGCAAATCACTATGCTGACAATGTTAGACACAGGTCTGCATGTACAGAAGTACCCTTTGCAGATGGAGATCAGGAGTGCCATGCGAGGGGAGGTCCACGGTTGTCCCTATATTGGCTTCACACACAACATGAACAGGCCTGTCTACTACATCGACAAGGGAGAGGGCGTTGAGTTGTGGGCCCAG ATAGTCAACCATGAAGGTGAAAACATTAATGTGACACTAAGCAGGAACAAAGACCATGTGTTGCACATCACAGAAAGCACCCAATTTGAGAGTGTGCACCATCTGGATACAACAAACAAG ACCTTTACCATTTATCAGGATGCAGACTACAGAGACATCACTAACAACTCTGATCTCAT CTGGAACTCAAGTGATATAGTCTCTATGGAGCTACTACCAACCCAGATTGATAATTCATGCAATCTGCCCAAACATCGG ATTTCCCATTTCTTTGTGGGCTGCCCACCAAACAGACACATTCGTGTTATAAA ACCACAGAGAACTCCATGTCAGATGCACACTTTTGACAATTATACTATTCCAGG ATTTGTGCTTAGTAATTCATCAAAGGATCTG CTTGTGTTCTATGACTGGAAAAGCTTTGGCTGTGTGTTGAGAATCCACTACAAAGATGAATTTCGGCCAGACATCGAACT gtATGATGGAGAGACATTTGTGCGCAGTGTTGATGCCGACTTCATAGTGTGGGAGAATTATAATCGAAAAGATTATTACTTCAATGCGACCATGCGTCAG GTAGCCTGCCTTCATGAGGCCCAAACCTGGAAATCTATGCTAGTTGATGAGAAGCGTCCTGAAGAGGCCTGGGGACCTCAT AATTACAGGAGCTGTTTTGTTGACAATGCTGAAAAACTAGGAAACCTTGACCAACCCTATGAAATCATGAATAGGAGTTCCAAGAATTATCTTTCCTTTTCTGAAGAACACAATGCTATTTATGTTTTCAATCTAAAGATTGTGGATCCGAATTACAG CTTTTGTGATCTTCGTGCTGTATTTGCAGTCCAGACATATGGAATCTCAAT GGTTGATCAGCTCTTGACCCACTATAAGTTTTTGATCCCATTCTTCATTTCACTCATCATACTGTGCTTCAtcttctacaaatatacctccaTCTTTCGCGACATGCTTCATAAGAAATGTGTGTGA